In Drosophila subpulchrella strain 33 F10 #4 breed RU33 chromosome 3R, RU_Dsub_v1.1 Primary Assembly, whole genome shotgun sequence, the following are encoded in one genomic region:
- the LOC119550467 gene encoding protein takeout → MNSTRHGRRSFVIWGGLIAILCLNEIALVSAVAYYTEKPAFLPSCRIYEPGFTKCSTNSIQKLLDQLNIGIPEVVKRFGPFDPMRVRDIVFKQDNNEVATIRANLTELVVKGFANTKVKESRVSKKDFSWQTKIFLPKMRLDGKYEMAGRILLIPLSGSGKIFIEIDDLDILLLTKTRLYEKGGFTFDNVTLVRVQLNLTKVQSYLDNLFNGRSKEVERSTNRFFNENWRDFYEALKPLIVETVENILYDVMSTVFHLIPANFFVEDIPTPQQLYGPKEAVGKKNS, encoded by the exons ATGAACAGCACGCGCCATGGCCGCAGATCGTTTGTCATTTGGGGTGGATTAATTGCAATCTTGTGCCTGAACGAGATTGCCTTGGTTTCAGCTGTTGCCTACTACACCGAGAAGC CTGCCTTCCTGCCATCTTGTCGGATTTACGAGCCCGGCTTCACCAAGTGCTCTACGAACAGCATCCAGAAGCTTCTCGATCAGCTGAACATTGGAATCCCAGAGGTGGTCAAGCGCTTCGGCCCCTTTGATCCCATGCGAGTGAGGGATATAGTCTTCAAGCAGGATAACAACGAAGTGGCCACCATCAGAGCCAATCTGACTGAGCTGGTGGTCAAGGGTTTCGCCAATACAAAGGTCAAGGAGAGTCG TGTCAGCAAGAAAGACTTTAGCTGGCAGACCAAAATATTTCTGCCGAAAATGAGACTGGATGGCAAGTATGAAATGGCTGGACGAATATTACTTATTCCGCTTAGTGGCTCTGGCAAAATATTCATTGAAATCG ATGATCTTGACATTTTGCTTCTCACCAAAACACGTCTGTATGAAAAGGGCGGCTTCACCTTCGACAATGTGACTTTGGTACGCGTTCAACTTAATCTGACAAAAGTGCAATCCTACCTGGACAACCTTTTTAATGGACGCAGCAAGGAGGTCGAGCGCAGTACCAATAGATTCTTTAACGAGAACTGGCGCGATTTCTACGAAGCCCTAAAACCACTTATCGTTGAGACGGTCGAAAATATCCTCTATGACGTAATGTCCACGGTTTTCCACCTAATTCCAGCCAACTTTTTCGTTGAGGACATTCCAACACCTCAGCAACTATATGGtccaaaggaagcagttggaaaaaaaaacagttgA
- the LOC119550487 gene encoding extensin-2 has translation MMKLSLSSVLLLLAAHCAYAQHQDYTTPVPILKQIDKHNDDGSYTYGYEAADKSFKIETKYANGEVYGKYGYVDDQGKVREIEYGASKRGFEPAGSHINVPPPTLTNSNPYPLGPNELDDGQYREDPAVYYKDQKFNRPLSPASKFSLNDFGRGQQQQAYAPPPQQPAPQRPYYNPTPQYYNPPAPQPRYYQPPAQNYYNPQQQQPYRGLPEQHHPSLRNLNLYTGSYSIDYTGRK, from the exons ATGATGAAATTG TCTTTGAGCTCGGTGCTTTTGCTGCTGGCGGCCCACTGTGCGTATGCGCAACATCAGGACTACACCACTCCGGTGCCCATTCTCAAGCAGATCGACAAGCACAACGACGATGGGTCCTATACATATGGCTACGAGGCGGCGGACAAGAGCTTCAAGATCGAAACCAAGTATGCCAATGGGGAGGTCTATGGAAAGTACGGCTATGTGGATGACCAGGGGAAAGTCAGGGAGATCGAGTATGGGGCCAGCAAACGAGGCTTTGAACCCGCTGGCAGCCACATCAATGTGCCACCTCCAACGCTGACCAACAGTAATCCCTACCCCTTGGGTCCCAACGAACTGGATGATGGGCAGTATCGCGAGGATCCGGCGGTGTACTACAAGGATCAGAAGTTCAATCGTCCCCTCTCGCCGGCCAGTAAATTCAGTTTGAACGACTTTGGACGTGGCCAACAGCAGCAGGCCTATGCCCCGCCACCTCAGCAGCCCGCCCCTCAAAGGCCCTACTATAATCCCACACCCCAGTACTATAATCCCCCTGCCCCGCAGCCCCGTTACTATCAGCCTCCGGCCCAGAACTACTACAAtccccagcagcaacaacctTACAGAGGTTTGCCCGAGCAACATCATCCTTCTCTGAGGAACCTCAACCTATACACGGGCTCCTATAGCATCGACTATACGGGAAGGAAGTAG
- the LOC119563245 gene encoding tyrosine-protein phosphatase non-receptor type 23 isoform X1, with the protein MKVMQRVLLVGCLIVGVGMVRSQDYQDYQENTPRQAPLRLRASAAPARAEAPRADPVAILKQINKHNEDGSYTYGYEGADGSFKIETKLATGEVKGKYGYVDETGKVRVVEYGANKYGFQPSGEGITVAPPTLVDETAKEEPDYPDEPVPQRPQKPYRVQRPQPRPQPRPQPQPQPQYVQYEEEEEPQRRVQYAPQPQPQHQPIPQPQQHHQPSVGPAPPRLQVPGAQRTTDVLYSPLQRPARPEPDYSQSQSFGEGPSNVRISRPVYALPPASPAPSSARAQGFLAPASGGRPLLEPVGFGQAQQPIARPVQQQPSYQPQPQPQSRSGGGGSGLLDQLARDYALPQGNAQPLHDITFGYY; encoded by the exons ATGAAAGTG ATGCAACGCGTGTTACTTGTCGGCTGCCTCATAGTGGGAGTGGGCATGGTGAGGTCACAGGACTATCAGGATTACCAGGAGAACACACCAAGGCAGGCTCCCCTTCGCCTGCGAGCAAGTGCGGCACCTGCCCGTGCGGAAGCTCCTCGGGCCGATCCAGTGGCCATCCTCAAGCAGATCAACAA GCACAATGAAGATGGCTCCTACACTTATGGCTACGAGGGTGCCGATGGTTCCTTCAAAATCGAGACCAAGTTGGCCACCGGTGAAGTCAAGGGCAAGTACGGATATGTGGACGAAACCGGAAAGGTGAGGGTGGTGGAGTACGGAGCCAACAAGTACGGATTCCAACCCTCCGGAGAGGGCATCACAGTGGCACCACCCACGCTGGTCGACGAAACAGCCAAGGAGGAACCAGATTACCCAGATGAGCCGGTGCCCCAGCGTCCTCAGAAACCTTAT CGTGTTCAGCGTCCCCAGCCACGCCCACAGCCACGCCCGCAGCCCCAGCCGCAGCCGCAGTATGTGCAAtatgaggaggaggaggagccaCAACGTCGGGTGCAGTATGCACCACAGCCTCAGCCGCAGCATCAACCGATCCCGCAGCCCCAGCAGCATCACCAGCCATCGGTGGGTCCTGCACCACCTAGACTCCAGGTTCCCGGCGCCCAGCGCACCACTGATGTGCTATATTCCCCACTCCAGCGTCCAGCTCGCCCTGAACCAGACTACTCCCAATCCCAGAGCTTCGGCGAGGGACCCTCTAATGTGCGGATCTCCCGGCCCGTTTACGCCCTGCCCCCCGCCTCGCCGGCTCCGAGCAGTGCCCGTGCTCAGGGATTCCTGGCACCCGCCTCCGGAGGACGTCCACTGCTGGAACCCGTGGGCTTTGGCCAGGCCCAGCAGCCCATCGCTCGTCCTGTCCAGCAGCAGCCGAGCTACCAGCCACAGCCGCAACCACAATCCCGCAGTGGTGGAGGTGGCTCCGGATTGCTGGATCAGTTAGCCAGGGACTACGCATTGCCCCAGGGAAATGCCCAGCCGCTGCACGACATCACCTTCGGCTACTACTGA
- the LOC119563039 gene encoding uncharacterized protein LOC119563039 isoform X2, producing the protein MNQLVKGIPEIEESFGPIDPMRQDQLVFKQDNSDVATISANLTDMLISGFGKMVIKESKVSKKDFSWLTKIYLPTMRMDGHYKMLGRILLVPLKGAGKIVMEIDDLDILMSTKTRLFEKGGYTFYNVTSVKVKLEVGKVRTRMVNLFNGHSKEVEKSTNQFFNDNWKDVFEALRPLVDETVERTLLDLLHKTFALFPASFFVEDIPTSLALYGRKSHMIT; encoded by the exons ATGAACCAGCTGGTCAAAG GCATTCCCGAGATAGAGGAGTCCTTTGGTCCCATTGACCCCATGAGGCAGGATCAGCTGGTCTTCAAGCAGGACAACAGCGATGTGGCCACCATTTCGGCTAATCTCACCGATATGCTGATCAGCGGCTTTGGCAAAATGGTGATCAAGGAGAGCAA AGTCAGCAAAAAAGACTTTAGTTGGCTAACCAAGATCTACCTGCCCACGATGCGAATGGATGGCCATTACAAAATGTTAGGGCGCATTTTACTGGTTCCGCTGAAGGGAGCTGGAAAAATAGTCATGGAAATAG ATGACTTGGACATACTGATGAGCACCAAGACACGCCTTTTTGAAAAGGGCGGCTACACTTTTTATAACGTCACTTCCGTGAAGGTGAAGTTGGAGGTCGGCAAAGTGCGTACCAGAATGGTTAACCTCTTCAACGGGCACAGCAAGGAGGTGGAAAAGAGTACCAATCAGTTCTTCAACGACAACTGGAAGGATGTGTTCGAGGCACTGCGTCCACTGGTGGATGAGACCGTGGAGCGAACTCTGCTGGATCTTCTCCACAAGACATTTGCTCTGTTTCCAGCCAGTTTCTTTGTGGAGGACATTCCCACCTCCCTGGCCTTGTATGGTCGCAAATCACACATGATCACGTAG
- the LOC119563039 gene encoding uncharacterized protein LOC119563039 isoform X1, translating into MLLIGLLMLLHAGLQGVQCVEFYTEKPSYIESCKIYEPEFTKCSTRSIQAFMNQLVKGIPEIEESFGPIDPMRQDQLVFKQDNSDVATISANLTDMLISGFGKMVIKESKVSKKDFSWLTKIYLPTMRMDGHYKMLGRILLVPLKGAGKIVMEIDDLDILMSTKTRLFEKGGYTFYNVTSVKVKLEVGKVRTRMVNLFNGHSKEVEKSTNQFFNDNWKDVFEALRPLVDETVERTLLDLLHKTFALFPASFFVEDIPTSLALYGRKSHMIT; encoded by the exons ATGCTCCTAATTGGCTTACTGATGCTGCTTCATGCCGGCCTCCAAGGAGTCCAGTGCGTTGAATTCTACACGGAAAAGC CCTCCTACATCGAGTCGTGCAAGATTTATGAACCGGAGTTTACCAAGTGCTCAACACGCTCTATACAGGCTTTTATGAACCAGCTGGTCAAAG GCATTCCCGAGATAGAGGAGTCCTTTGGTCCCATTGACCCCATGAGGCAGGATCAGCTGGTCTTCAAGCAGGACAACAGCGATGTGGCCACCATTTCGGCTAATCTCACCGATATGCTGATCAGCGGCTTTGGCAAAATGGTGATCAAGGAGAGCAA AGTCAGCAAAAAAGACTTTAGTTGGCTAACCAAGATCTACCTGCCCACGATGCGAATGGATGGCCATTACAAAATGTTAGGGCGCATTTTACTGGTTCCGCTGAAGGGAGCTGGAAAAATAGTCATGGAAATAG ATGACTTGGACATACTGATGAGCACCAAGACACGCCTTTTTGAAAAGGGCGGCTACACTTTTTATAACGTCACTTCCGTGAAGGTGAAGTTGGAGGTCGGCAAAGTGCGTACCAGAATGGTTAACCTCTTCAACGGGCACAGCAAGGAGGTGGAAAAGAGTACCAATCAGTTCTTCAACGACAACTGGAAGGATGTGTTCGAGGCACTGCGTCCACTGGTGGATGAGACCGTGGAGCGAACTCTGCTGGATCTTCTCCACAAGACATTTGCTCTGTTTCCAGCCAGTTTCTTTGTGGAGGACATTCCCACCTCCCTGGCCTTGTATGGTCGCAAATCACACATGATCACGTAG
- the LOC119563245 gene encoding tyrosine-protein phosphatase non-receptor type 23 isoform X2, producing the protein MKVMQRVLLVGCLIVGVGMVRSQDYQDYQENTPRQAPLRLRASAAPARAEAPRADPVAILKQINKHNEDGSYTYGYEGADGSFKIETKLATGEVKGKYGYVDETGKVRVVEYGANKYGFQPSGEGITVAPPTLVDETAKEEPDYPDEPVPQRPQKPYRPQPRPQPRPQPQPQPQYVQYEEEEEPQRRVQYAPQPQPQHQPIPQPQQHHQPSVGPAPPRLQVPGAQRTTDVLYSPLQRPARPEPDYSQSQSFGEGPSNVRISRPVYALPPASPAPSSARAQGFLAPASGGRPLLEPVGFGQAQQPIARPVQQQPSYQPQPQPQSRSGGGGSGLLDQLARDYALPQGNAQPLHDITFGYY; encoded by the exons ATGAAAGTG ATGCAACGCGTGTTACTTGTCGGCTGCCTCATAGTGGGAGTGGGCATGGTGAGGTCACAGGACTATCAGGATTACCAGGAGAACACACCAAGGCAGGCTCCCCTTCGCCTGCGAGCAAGTGCGGCACCTGCCCGTGCGGAAGCTCCTCGGGCCGATCCAGTGGCCATCCTCAAGCAGATCAACAA GCACAATGAAGATGGCTCCTACACTTATGGCTACGAGGGTGCCGATGGTTCCTTCAAAATCGAGACCAAGTTGGCCACCGGTGAAGTCAAGGGCAAGTACGGATATGTGGACGAAACCGGAAAGGTGAGGGTGGTGGAGTACGGAGCCAACAAGTACGGATTCCAACCCTCCGGAGAGGGCATCACAGTGGCACCACCCACGCTGGTCGACGAAACAGCCAAGGAGGAACCAGATTACCCAGATGAGCCGGTGCCCCAGCGTCCTCAGAAACCTTAT CGTCCCCAGCCACGCCCACAGCCACGCCCGCAGCCCCAGCCGCAGCCGCAGTATGTGCAAtatgaggaggaggaggagccaCAACGTCGGGTGCAGTATGCACCACAGCCTCAGCCGCAGCATCAACCGATCCCGCAGCCCCAGCAGCATCACCAGCCATCGGTGGGTCCTGCACCACCTAGACTCCAGGTTCCCGGCGCCCAGCGCACCACTGATGTGCTATATTCCCCACTCCAGCGTCCAGCTCGCCCTGAACCAGACTACTCCCAATCCCAGAGCTTCGGCGAGGGACCCTCTAATGTGCGGATCTCCCGGCCCGTTTACGCCCTGCCCCCCGCCTCGCCGGCTCCGAGCAGTGCCCGTGCTCAGGGATTCCTGGCACCCGCCTCCGGAGGACGTCCACTGCTGGAACCCGTGGGCTTTGGCCAGGCCCAGCAGCCCATCGCTCGTCCTGTCCAGCAGCAGCCGAGCTACCAGCCACAGCCGCAACCACAATCCCGCAGTGGTGGAGGTGGCTCCGGATTGCTGGATCAGTTAGCCAGGGACTACGCATTGCCCCAGGGAAATGCCCAGCCGCTGCACGACATCACCTTCGGCTACTACTGA
- the LOC119550459 gene encoding fibrillin-2 encodes MWICKLVIFYLLCGFVAAQICNVQRTVLVKGVRTKKITCCQGYYKTTTAQLKCVPKCRDCRNGSCSKPNVCSCRKGYVNLNKEPSNYCVPECKGCSKGTCQSPGRCRCSNGHQLDNQTGNCVPICAKGCANGSCISPNNCKCNPGYTMDATTQKCLPTCADNCKQANGFCAAPNRCQCNPGYTPKPNSKSFACQPVCKNGCKNGVCRAPDVCECNRFYRKDADKNCTPICDSECVHGDCTAPDVCTCWPEYTKIGENVCVAICPAGCKNGVCVKPNVCSCNKGYTMQEGVCSPVCENGCENGSCVAPGECSCNEGYAKSGDKCFPVCKAGCKNGSCVSPGKCSCDEGYSKDSEISCAPVCSKGCENGFCTSPEKCSCNTGYIMDSENKCVPVCTGGCENGFCAYPEKCSCNTGYIMDSDNKCVPVCTGGCENGFCASPEKCSCNTGYLMDSENKCVPVCTSGCENGFCASPEKCTCNTGYIMDSENKCVPVCTGGCENGFCASPEKCSCNTGYIMDSENKCVPVCTGGCENGFCASPEKCSCNTGYLMDSENKCVPVCTSGCENGFCASPEKCTCNTGYIMDSENKCVPVCTGGCENGFCASPEKCSCNTGYLMDSENKCVPVCTSGCENGFCASPEKCTCNTGYIMDSENKCVPVCTGGCENGFCASPEKCSCNTGYIMDSENKCVPVCTGGCENGFCASPEKCSCNTGYLMDSENKCVPVCTGGCENGFCTSPEKCSCNNGYVMDNENKCVPVCTDGCENGFCASPEKCSCNNGYVMDSENKCVPVCTGGCENGFCASPEKCSCNNGYVMDSENKCVPVCTGGCENGFCASPEKCSCNTGYLMDSENKCVPVCTGGCENGFCTSPEKCSCNNGYVMDSENKCVPVCTGGCENGFCASPEKCSCNTGYLMGSENKCVPVCTGGCENGFCASPEKCSCNNGYVMDSENKCVPVCTGGCENGFCASPEKCTCNTGYIMDSENKCVPVCTGGCENGFCASPEKCSCNNGYVMDSENKCVPVCTGGCENGFCASPEKCSCNNGYVMDSENKCVPVCTGGCENGYCASPEKCSCNSGYLMDSQEKCVPVCTGGCENGFCASPEKCSCNTGYLMDSENKCVPVCTGGCENGFCTSPEKCSCNNGYVMDSENKCVPVCTGGCENGFCASPEKCSCNNGYVMDSENKCVPVCTGGCENGYCASPEKCSCYEGFSKETENSCAPVCKNECWNGFCISPGVCKCDEGFIFSEESDTCLPEKKLSTVLDCDQTCRNGTCLEGICTCEDNYKLHQDRHDNQSLFCLPICDPECINGYCESPGKCACFDNESLLDGYRCQSVKSFDDKLSSKPNGNTIRHLKSLFITIALVALFLAVMIAMLMMHIFKKRSYYVGKNEQQLGVYFSPKRADIIRA; translated from the exons ATGTGGATATGTAAGCTCGTAATATTTTATCTGCTCTGCGGATTCGTGGCGGCTCAGATCTGTAACGTCCAACGTACCGTTCTTGTTAAAGGAGTACGCACG AAAAAAATAACTTGCTGCCAGGGCTACTACAAAACAACGACCGCACAACTGAAGTGCGTTCCAAAATGCCGGGACTGTAGAAATGGCAGCTGCTCGAAACCAAATGTGTGTTCATGTCGGAAAGGCTACGTCAACCTTAACAAAGAGCCATCGAACTA TTGTGTGCCTGAATGCAAGGGGTGTAGTAAAGGAACCTGCCAATCGCCTGGCCGCTGTCGTTGTTCCAATGGTCACCAACTGGACAACCAAACCGGAAACTGTGTGCCCATATGTGCGAAGGGTTGTGCCAATGGCAGTTGCATTTCGCCCAATAACTGCAAGTGCAACCCAGGATACACGATGGATGCCACCACCCAGAAGTGCCTGCCCACCTGTGCTGATAACTGCAAGCAGGCCAATGGCTTCTGTGCGGCGCCCAATCGATGCCAGTGCAATCCAGGTTACACTCCCAAGCCAAACTCCAAGTCGTTTGCGTGTCAACCGGTCTGCAAAAATGGCTGCAAAAATGGAGTTTGTCGCGCTCCCGATGTCTGTGAATGCAATAGATTCTACAGAAAGGATGCCGATAAAAACTGTACCCCGATCTGTGACAGCGAATGCGTACATGGAGACTGCACGGCGCCGGATGTATGTACGTGTTGGCCCGAATATACGAAAATTGGCGAGAATGTCTGCGTGGCCATTTGTCCGGCGGGGTGCAAGAACGGAGTCTGCGTGAAGCCGAATGTGTGCTCCTGCAACAAAGGATACACCATGCAGGAAGGTGTCTGCAGCCCAGTTTGCGAGAATGGATGTGAAAACGGATCCTGTGTGGCGCCCGGCGAGTGTTCCTGCAACGAGGGATATGCCAAGTCGGGGGACAAGTGTTTCCCAGTTTGCAAAGCTGGATGCAAGAATGGATCTTGTGTCTCGCCGGGAAAGTGCTCCTGCGATGAAGGATACAGCAAGGATTCGGAGATCAGTTGTGCACCAGTTTGCTCTAAAGGATGTGAGAACGGATTTTGCACTTCTCCTGAAAAGTGTTCCTGCAACACCGGATACATAATGGATAGTGAGAACAAGTGTGTCCCTGTCTGCACAGGTGGATGTGAGAACGGATTCTGTGCTTATCCTGAAAAGTGTTCCTGCAACACCGGATACATAATGGATAGTGACAACAAGTGCGTCCCTGTCTGCACAGGTGGATGTGAGAACGGATTTTGTGCGTCTCCTGAAAAGTGTTCCTGCAATACCGGATATCTTATGGATAGTGAGAACAAGTGTGTCCCTGTCTGCACAAGTGGATGTGAGAATGGATTCTGTGCTTCTCCTGAAAAGTGTACCTGCAACACCGGATACATAATGGATAGTGAGAACAAGTGTGTCCCTGTCTGCACAGGTGGATGTGAGAACGGATTCTGTGCTTCTCCTGAAAAGTGTTCCTGCAACACCGGATACATAATGGATAGTGAGAACAAGTGTGTCCCTGTCTGCACAGGTGGATGTGAGAACGGATTTTGTGCGTCTCCTGAAAAGTGTTCCTGCAATACCGGATATCTTATGGATAGTGAGAACAAGTGTGTCCCTGTCTGCACAAGTGGATGTGAGAATGGATTCTGTGCTTCTCCTGAAAAGTGTACCTGCAACACCGGATACATAATGGATAGTGAGAACAAGTGTGTCCCTGTCTGCACAGGTGGATGTGAGAACGGATTTTGTGCGTCTCCTGAAAAGTGTTCCTGCAATACCGGATATCTTATGGATAGTGAGAACAAGTGTGTCCCTGTCTGCACAAGTGGATGTGAGAATGGATTCTGTGCTTCTCCTGAAAAGTGTACCTGCAACACCGGATACATAATGGATAGTGAGAACAAGTGTGTCCCTGTCTGCACAGGTGGATGTGAGAACGGATTCTGTGCTTCTCCTGAAAAGTGTTCCTGCAACACCGGATACATAATGGATAGTGAGAACAAGTGTGTTCCTGTCTGCACAGGTGGATGTGAGAACGGATTTTGTGCTTCTCCTGAGAAGTGTTCCTGCAATACCGGATATCTTATGGATAGTGAGAACAAGTGTGTCCCTGTCTGCACAGGTGGATGTGAGAACGGATTTTGCACTTCTCCTGAAAAGTGTTCCTGCAACAATGGATACGTAATGGATAATGAGAACAAGTGTGTTCCTGTTTGCACAGATGGATGTGAAAACGGATTTTGTGCTTCTCCTGAAAAGTGTTCCTGCAACAATGGATACGTAATGGATAGTGAGAACAAGTGTGTTCCTGTCTGCACAGGTGGATGTGAGAACGGATTTTGTGCTTCTCCTGAAAAGTGTTCCTGCAACAATGGATACGTAATGGATAGTGAGAACAAGTGTGTCCCTGTCTGCACAGGCGGATGTGAGAACGGCTTCTGTGCATCTCCTGAAAAGTGTTCCTGCAATACCGGATATCTTATGGATAGTGAGAACAAGTGTGTTCCTGTCTGCACAGGTGGATGTGAGAACGGATTTTGCACTTCTCCTGAAAAGTGTTCCTGCAACAATGGATACGTAATGGATAGTGAGAACAAGTGTGTCCCTGTCTGCACAGGTGGATGTGAGAACGGATTTTGTGCTTCTCCTGAAAAGTGTTCCTGCAATACCGGATATCTTATGGGTAGTGAGAACAAGTGTGTCCCTGTCTGCACAGGTGGATGTGAGAACGGATTTTGTGCTTCTCCTGAAAAGTGTTCCTGCAACAATGGATACGTAATGGATAGTGAGAACAAGTGCGTCCCTGTTTGCACAGGTGGATGTGAGAATGGATTCTGTGCTTCTCCTGAAAAGTGTACCTGCAACACCGGATACATAATGGATAGTGAGAACAAGTGCGTCCCTGTCTGCACAGGTGGATGTGAGAACGGATTTTGTGCTTCTCCTGAAAAGTGTTCCTGCAACAATGGATACGTAATGGATAGTGAGAACAAGTGCGTCCCTGTCTGCACAGGTGGATGTGAGAACGGATTTTGTGCTTCTCCTGAAAAGTGTTCCTGCAACAATGGATACGTAATGGATAGTGAGAACAAGTGCGTCCCTGTTTGCACAGGTGGATGTGAGAATGGATACTGTGCTTCTCCTGAAAAGTGTTCCTGCAATAGCGGATACCTAATGGATAGTCAGGAAAAGTGTGTCCCAGTTTGCACAGGTGGATGTGAGAACGGCTTCTGTGCATCTCCTGAAAAGTGTTCCTGCAATACCGGATATCTTATGGATAGTGAGAACAAGTGTGTTCCTGTTTGCACAGGTGGATGTGAGAACGGATTTTGCACTTCTCCTGAAAAGTGTTCCTGCAACAATGGATACGTAATGGATAGTGAGAACAAGTGTGTCCCTGTCTGCACAGGTGGATGTGAGAACGGATTCTGTGCTTCTCCTGAAAAGTGTTCCTGCAACAATGGATACGTAATGGATAGTGAGAACAAGTGTGTTCCTGTCTGCACAGGCGGATGTGAGAATGGATACTGTGCTTCTCCTGAAAAGTGTTCCTGCTATGAAGGATTCAGCAAGGAAACTGAAAACAGCTGCGCTCCAGTTTGCAAAAATGAATGTTGGAACGGATTTTGCATTTCTCCAGGAGTATGCAAGTGCGATGAGGGCTTTATCTTTTCCGAAGAATCGGATACATGCCTGCctgaaaaaaaattgtcaaCAGTCTTAGATTGCGATCAGACTTGCCGGAACGGAACCTGTCTGGAAGGAATATGCACGTGTGAGGATAATTACAAACTGCACCAAGACAGGCATGATAATCAAAGTCTTTTCTGCCTCCCGATCTGCGACCCCGAGTGCATCAACGGATACTGTGAATCCCCAGGGAAGTGTGCATGTTTTGATAATGAAAGTCTACTAGATGGTTATCGTTGCCAATCTGTGAAGTCTTTCGATGACAAGCTGTCATCCAAGCCCAATGGAAATACAATAAGACATTTAAAATCACTTTTTATTACTATTGCTTTGGTAGCTCTCTTTTTGGCGGTGATGATCGCAATGCTAATGATGCATATCTTCAAGAAACGCTCCTATTACGTGGGCAAAAACG aACAACAACTTGGCGTCTACTTCTCTCCAAAAAGAGCGGACATAATTCGAGCCTGA
- the LOC119550476 gene encoding circadian clock-controlled protein daywake — protein MLIKVSNFLSLFSVLLAAAEGAKYLAEKPDFLTPCIVGDPSLNACLTSNFQTFFRQWKDGIPGNNAVGSFDPLYIKRVKFAQDANRAIAINADLKDVYVAGAGQAVVKEASWDQSHYVAKALITVPKLRFNFEYKVKGHVVALNLNGHGNGYFEAENALIYLEMAVKPLTTAEAVFADVQNVKVSFREIKQFRIKLENLFGGNKDLEDTAHTLFNENWRDFYEVLRPAVEQTVSGVLLDRFKKTFIYVPATYLIKDFH, from the exons ATGCTTATAAAAGTATCCAACTTCCTAAGCCTTTTCTCAGTCCTTCTGGCAGCAGCCGAAGGGGCTAAATATCTGGCCGAGAAAC CCGACTTCCTAACTCCATGCATTGTGGGTGATCCCAGTTTAAATGCCTGTCTGACCAGCAATTTCCAGACTTTCTTCCGTCAGTGGAAGGATGGAATTCCTGGCAACAATGCCGTGGGGTCCTTCGATCCCCTTTACATTAAGAGAGTTAAGTTCGCGCAGGATGCCAACAGGGCAATAGCCATAAATGCCGATCTGAAAGATGTCTATGTGGCAGGTGCTGGCCAAGCTGTTGTTAAGGAAGCCAG CTGGGATCAAAGTCACTACGTGGCCAAGGCTTTGATCACCGTTCCCAAGCTACGTTTCAATTTCGAGTACAAAGTCAAAGGACATGTGGTGGCCCTTAATCTCAATGGTCATGGCAATGGTTATTTCGAAGCTG AAAATGCTCTGATATATCTGGAAATGGCCGTCAAACCACTGACCACTGCGGAGGCCGTTTTCGCGGATGTGCAAAATGTTAAGGTCTCGTTCCGCGAGATCAAGCAATTCCGCATCAAGCTGGAAAATCTGTTTGGTGGCAACAAGGATCTGGAGGACACCGCCCACACTCTCTTCAACGAAAACTGGCGCGATTTCTACGAGGTTCTGCGTCCCGCCGTGGAGCAAACTGTTAGCGGAGTGCTTCTGGATCGATTCAAGAAGACGTTTATCTATGTGCCAGCCACCTACTTGATCAAAGACTTCCATTAA